The Kryptolebias marmoratus isolate JLee-2015 linkage group LG7, ASM164957v2, whole genome shotgun sequence region gcgcgctggCAGTCTGCCAGACCTCGGCAGGCTCCGAGCTCTCACTTTTCACCACCCACCATCTGCACAGCactcacacactgacacacacacacacacacaccgacacacacacactcagcaggATGAGCGATGCCTTCCAGCTTCACTGGCAGTCATCTGGGTTAAGTGAGCCAGGACACACACCCTGAGACACACACCCTGAGACACACAccctgagacacacacacactgagacacacacacttagacacacactgagacacacacacatgcacacagaaattcctgaacacacaacagatgaagaggaaggctacaacaaaaatcagataaatgttctgatttgtcaccgtatgtgtgtgtggtggtgtgtgtgtgtggtggtgtgtgtgNNNNNNNNNNNNNNNNNNNNNNNNNNNNNNNNNNNNNNNNNNNNNNNNNNNNNNNNNNNNNNNNNNNNNNNNNNNNNNNNNNNNNNNNNNNNNNNNNNNNTGTGTGTGTCAGGACTGGTCCTGACCATCTCCGGGGTCAGGGGTCATCTTTAGGGCTGCATGTTTGGGTTAGGCTCCAGAAGAGACTGGAGGACGGGACAATGTCCAGGAAAGGACAGAAAGACGAGCGTGTCTCACCTCCagcaccccccctcctccccccggcttcttcttcagctcctcacaCTTCCTGAACTTGCAGATCTGGTGACCCGTCTTCCTGTTGCGGCAGGACGAGCAGACGCCGCAGTTGATCAGCCGCCTGCACGGCCCGCACACGCCGCAccgcttcctcttcctcttcgcCACCGTCCCAGACGACGAAGACGAGGACGAGGACAGGGACACGCCGCCGGTCGTTACGCCCGACGATgaaggcgaggaggaggaggggcaggGGGAGGAGTTAGCGTGCTGCTGGCAGTCTGTTAGCGCCCGCTGGCCGCCTGTCATCTGAAAGGCGCTGCTAGCGTCTGAGATCCCGCCTCCTGCTGACCCCATCGCCATGACGATGACCCCTGGGGGTAATCCCAGCCCCCCCAGGAAGCCACCACCCATCACTCCTGCCCCATTGCAGTTGCCTCCCTCTGATAGGCCCATCATGTCTGCGTGGGCGTGTCCCTGCTTGTTCATGGCGCCACAGTCTGCCCCGCCGTTGTACCCAGGCAGGAAGTTCCCGTTGCTTGGCGCCATGGGATGATGGTGTGCAGTTCCTTGTGTAGCAGGAAGTGACGCAGTGTGTCCGTGTTTTTCAGCTCCTCCCCCTTCActgccccctccccctcctccccctcccgaCCCGCCGCCACTCTGATGCACGCCGCTGCCGCCGTGGGGGTGCGAGGAGGAGGTCATGTGCCCCGGCGTCGCcgaggggtggtggtggtgatggtgcgTCGGTGCCGTTGCAACAGGTTTGGGTCGGCCCCAGAACATGGCCGCCGGGTggttcatgttcatgttgtcGTGGCAACCCCAGGGCGCCGTTGCCATGGCTCCCAGCCGGGCAGCAGCCGGAGGGAAGATCGGAGCGGCGGCCGCCAAGCGGGCCGCCAGTTTGGCCGACTGGGGGAAGTTTGTGAcgttcatgttcatgttcatgttgaCGTTGGTCTTGTAGAAGCTGGCGATGGACGAGCGGTACCGGTCCATCTCCGTGGTGTAGTCGAGCATCGGCGCCAGGCCCGACACCTGAAACAAAGACCGCCACCATCAGGCTCTGAAACCAGGTCCACATTCAGTCCAGGTCCAGGCCCGGAGACTCACCTGTCCCTGTCCTCCGTAACCATGGTGATTAGGGTGGTGGTgagaggaggcggagcttctcTGGAGCATGGAGGAGAGGTCGCTCTCCACGCACACGCCACTCGTCATGCTCGACATGACCTCTGCGCACACGTTAGCTCAGTTAGCGCTGTGAGGACGCCGCGGTTCTGTGAAGGACAGCAGAAGATCAGCCAGGTTCTCCGTTCGGTTCCTCAGAGTAAGTTTACGGTAACGTTTATGATCCGAGCAGAAATCTGAAGGTCatctggctgtggcggccatcttgaatcatgctGACTCCAAAAACCCTTCAGTCCTAGTCTCATTTAACTGGTTAGAGGTCGTGACCTCGCTGCGCTGCGACTGTCGGCCATTAACTGGAGACAAACGTGAGAAAATATCACAAATGTTCCTTTAGAAACAAAGATTTACTTATTCTGACAAATTTGTTACGATTTAATCATAAAATGTCTTAATTTGATCTCTGTTGTCTCCAGTCAGTCAGACGTCAAACCTAAAAACTTTCTCTGAAGGTCCTTCAGGGGgagaacgctgagtcagcagtttgacctttgaccttccaCATAAGGAGTCTCACTCTGACTTTGGGCTAAAACTGAACCCAGAAATTAAAGAGATAAAAGTTTCTAACTCCTTAAaactaacaaagctgcagctaaaCAAGTTCTGCCACAAAgttactttattaaaaacaataaaagttgtgAAACTCAAACGTGACCACATGTTCCTGCTGAGGTGAAGTCTGAAGAACTTCAGGCTCAGagactgctgagtcagcgttcactttaaacatttattcaatGTTTTATAAAGTCCCTTCAAAACATTCTTCTCCTTAGAATCTGCAGTGAGCTGCCATTCTGCTAAtatcagattttagctactggttTAGCAtagtttagcctttagctatggtttagcctttagctatggTTTAGCTTAGCTCAGTTTCTCGGCGCtgacactgttttattttgtgttttttttatttgacaaacgTCTGGTCAGGATTCTTTAGGAGCCACTTCGGGCCCCCAGGCTGTATTTAGAGCATGTGTTCCTCTGACAGGTACCAGTGAGGGGCCTCGGTGTGGGCCCCTGGAAGAACTCAGTTTGGGCCCCTGGAAGAACTCAGTGTGGGCCCCTGGAAGAACTCAGTTTAGGCCCCTGGGGGGCCTTGGTGGGGGCCCCTGGAAGGACTCAGTGTGGGCCCTG contains the following coding sequences:
- the LOC108251553 gene encoding CXXC-type zinc finger protein 5, which translates into the protein MSSMTSGVCVESDLSSMLQRSSASSHHHPNHHGYGGQGQVSGLAPMLDYTTEMDRYRSSIASFYKTNVNMNMNMNVTNFPQSAKLAARLAAAAPIFPPAAARLGAMATAPWGCHDNMNMNHPAAMFWGRPKPVATAPTHHHHHHPSATPGHMTSSSHPHGGSGVHQSGGGSGGGGGGGGSEGGGAEKHGHTASLPATQGTAHHHPMAPSNGNFLPGYNGGADCGAMNKQGHAHADMMGLSEGGNCNGAGVMGGGFLGGLGLPPGVIVMAMGSAGGGISDASSAFQMTGGQRALTDCQQHANSSPCPSSSSPSSSGVTTGGVSLSSSSSSSSGTVAKRKRKRCGVCGPCRRLINCGVCSSCRNRKTGHQICKFRKCEELKKKPGGGGGVLERPPSVPTGEAFRWFF